The Callospermophilus lateralis isolate mCalLat2 chromosome 3, mCalLat2.hap1, whole genome shotgun sequence genome has a segment encoding these proteins:
- the Or5au1 gene encoding olfactory receptor 5AU1, translated as MEGRNLSQGTEFELLGLTSDPRLQGLLFVVFLGIYTITLLGNLVMFLLIHVSATLHTPMYSLLKSLSFLDFCYSSTVVPQTLVNFLVKRRVISYLGCMAQMFFYAGFATSEYYLIAAMAYDRYAAICNPLLYPTIMSPEVCASLIVGSYSVGFLNSLIHTSCIFSLKFCGAHVVTHFFCDGPPILSLSCVDTSLCEILLFIFAGFNLLSCTLTILISYILILITILSMNSAQGRFKALSTCASHLTAVCLFFGTTLFMYLRPRSSYSLTQDRTVAVIYTVVIPMLNPLIYSLRNKDVKEALRKVWSRKTME; from the coding sequence ATGGAAGGGAGAAACCTGAGCCAAGGGACTGAGTTTGAGCTCTTGGGTCTCACCAGTGACCCCCGGCTCCAGGGGCTGCTCTTTGTGGTGTTCCTGGGGATCTACACCATCACTCTATTGGGGAACTTGGTCATGTTCCTCCTGATCCATGTGAGTGCCACCCTGCACACACCCATGTACTCCCTCCTGAAGAGCCTCTCCTTTTTGGATTTCTGCTATTCCTCCACAGTTGTCCCCCAGACCCTGGTGAACTTCTTGGTCAAGAGAAGGGTGATCTCCTATCTGGGCTGCATGGCTCAGATGTTCTTCTATGCGGGTTTCGCCACCAGCGAGTACTATCTCATCGCAgccatggcctatgaccgctatgCCGCTATTTGTAACCCCCTGCTCTACCCAACCATCATGTCTCCTGAGGTCTGTGCCTCTCTGATTGTGGGCTCCTACAGTGTCGGGTTTCTTAATTCTCTTATCCACACAAGCTGTATCTTCAGTCTGAAATTCTGTGGTGCTCACGTAGTCACTCACTTCTTCTGTGATGGACCACCCATCCTGTCCCTGTCCTGTGTGGACACTTCACTGTGTGAGATCCTGCTCTTCATTTTTGCAGGTTTCAACCTTTTGAGCTGCACTCTCACCATCTTGATCTCCTACATCTTAATCCTCATCACCATCCTGAgtatgaactcagcccagggcaggTTCAAGGCACTTTCCACCTGTGCTTCCCACCTCACTGCCGTCTGCCTCTTCTTTGGCACAACACTTTTTATGTACCTGCGCCCCAGGTCCAGCTACTCGCTGACCCAGGACCGCACGGTTGCTGTGATCTACACGGTGGTGATCCCGATGCTgaacccattaatttattctttgaGGAACAAGGATGTAAAGGAGGCCTTAAGAAAGGTTTGGAGCAGGAAAACAATGGAATGA